The Gemmatimonadaceae bacterium genome includes a window with the following:
- a CDS encoding site-specific DNA-methyltransferase translates to MTRSQKLGLTWVGKDERPRLEPRILLEDPALSYHASHRVSESDRFDNLLIQGDNLLALKALEQEYAGKVKCVFIDPPYNTGSAFEHYDDGVEHSLWLTLIRDRLEILRTLLSEDGSIWITIDDNEAHYLKVLCDEVFGRRQFVASIVWQKRYSRENREAIGDAHDYLLVYAKDPDRFKKVRNKVPITEDQARIYKNPNNDPRGRWRPIPMTAQGYRPNQMYTITAPGGATHLPPEGRCWSTIEPEYLKLRDAGRIYFGQNGNSQPNIIRYLDEVDGFVPWTWWPHEEAGHTDEAKKEMHGIFGIQNAFDTPKPERLLRLVIQISSDPGDLVLDSFLGSGTTAAVAHKMNRRWIGVELGDHAVTHCAPRLRKVIDGSDPGGVTTQTSWAGGGGFRFMRLAPSLLERDRWGNWVVSREYNAAMLTEALCKLEGFRYDPSPEVFWQQGRSTDTDYLYATTQTLDSVQLEWLSHDVGEHRSLLVLCRSWRGNAEQWPNLTLKKVPNAVLGRCEFGKDDYSLQVASLPAAADDDVDQDDEDDHQDHHDHATPAAPRASRTTARPAAKKAAKKAAKTAGTRSVLRNQPSLLDDADNNPADA, encoded by the coding sequence ATGACTCGTTCACAGAAGCTGGGACTGACCTGGGTGGGCAAGGACGAACGCCCCCGCCTCGAGCCGCGCATCCTGCTGGAGGATCCGGCGCTGTCATATCACGCCAGCCACCGGGTGAGCGAGTCGGACCGATTCGACAACCTGCTGATTCAGGGCGACAACCTGCTCGCGCTGAAGGCGCTGGAGCAGGAGTATGCCGGCAAGGTGAAGTGTGTGTTCATCGATCCGCCGTACAACACGGGGAGTGCGTTCGAGCACTACGATGATGGGGTGGAGCATTCGCTGTGGTTGACGCTGATTCGTGACAGGTTGGAGATCTTGCGAACGCTGCTATCGGAGGATGGTAGCATCTGGATCACGATAGACGACAACGAGGCGCACTATCTCAAAGTCCTCTGTGATGAGGTCTTTGGCCGTCGGCAGTTCGTCGCGAGCATCGTGTGGCAGAAGCGCTACTCCCGCGAAAATCGCGAAGCGATCGGCGATGCGCACGACTACCTGCTTGTCTACGCGAAGGATCCGGACCGATTCAAGAAAGTGAGGAACAAGGTTCCGATCACGGAAGATCAAGCAAGGATATACAAGAATCCGAACAATGATCCGCGCGGTCGCTGGCGCCCGATTCCCATGACTGCGCAAGGCTATCGGCCCAATCAGATGTACACGATCACCGCTCCTGGAGGAGCTACCCACCTCCCTCCAGAAGGGCGCTGCTGGTCAACGATAGAGCCTGAGTACTTGAAGCTTCGCGATGCGGGGCGAATCTACTTTGGGCAAAACGGCAATAGCCAGCCCAATATCATTCGCTATCTCGACGAGGTAGATGGATTCGTGCCGTGGACTTGGTGGCCGCACGAAGAAGCCGGGCACACCGATGAAGCGAAGAAGGAAATGCACGGAATCTTCGGAATCCAGAATGCATTCGACACACCAAAGCCTGAGAGACTACTACGACTCGTGATCCAGATTTCTTCGGATCCTGGTGATCTCGTGCTCGACTCGTTTCTCGGCTCAGGAACCACGGCCGCCGTTGCACACAAAATGAACCGTCGCTGGATTGGTGTCGAACTGGGTGACCACGCCGTGACGCACTGCGCACCGCGCCTGCGCAAGGTCATTGACGGCAGCGACCCGGGCGGAGTCACCACGCAAACCAGCTGGGCCGGCGGTGGCGGTTTCCGCTTCATGCGCCTCGCCCCCTCCCTGCTCGAACGCGACCGCTGGGGCAACTGGGTCGTCAGCCGCGAGTACAACGCGGCCATGCTGACCGAGGCGCTCTGCAAGCTTGAAGGCTTCCGCTACGACCCCAGCCCGGAAGTGTTCTGGCAGCAGGGGCGCAGCACCGATACCGACTACCTGTACGCCACCACCCAGACGCTCGACAGCGTGCAGCTGGAGTGGCTGAGCCATGACGTTGGTGAGCATCGCTCCCTGCTGGTGCTATGCCGCTCGTGGCGCGGGAACGCCGAGCAGTGGCCCAACCTCACGCTGAAGAAGGTGCCGAACGCAGTGCTGGGCAGGTGCGAGTTTGGGAAGGATGACTACTCGCTGCAGGTGGCGTCGTTGCCGGCTGCTGCTGATGATGATGTGGATCAGGATGACGAAGACGATCACCAGGATCATCATGATCACGCCACACCGGCCGCGCCCCGTGCGTCGCGGACGACAGCGCGACCGGCGGCAAAAAAGGCAGCCAAAAAGGCCGCAAAGACGGCGGGCACACGCTCCGTCCTGCGGAATCAGCCGTCGCTGCTGGACGATGCCGACAACAACCCGGCGGACGCGTGA
- a CDS encoding insulinase family protein: protein MMRTVGRAAPLALLLAGAGLLLPARAAHAQRAADSATVAFEVNGLQVIHRRVTANEVVAANLYLLGGVSQVPASKAGLELLLLESSERGTRKYPREALERKMARLGSAIVASPSIDWTMVGVRSTVTAFDSTFAIFADRIMQPRLDSSEVESVRTTIISGVRQRGDDPEALLNTFSDSVSFAGHPYGTPPLGSEATLRAISLADLRQWHRTQFVTSRMLLVVVGDISRTRLEAMVRATLGTMPRGEYRWAPPLVPAPRASSLHVIARPLPTNYLQGYWVGPRADSRDYQPMRIAMAALGGRLFTEVRVKRNLTYAVNAPFVDRAVTAAGLYVTTTQPDSVLGIMRREVEAMKRGFIDPEGLRLLVQQFITEFFLDNETNSDQATFLARSELYRGDWRLAGRFVDELRKVTPEDIQRVARQYLSGLTMAYVGDPRRVSGARVTTF, encoded by the coding sequence ATGATGCGCACGGTCGGTCGTGCCGCGCCGCTCGCCCTCCTGCTGGCCGGGGCAGGCCTGCTGCTGCCGGCGCGCGCGGCACACGCGCAGCGGGCCGCCGACTCGGCGACGGTCGCCTTCGAGGTGAACGGGCTGCAGGTCATCCACCGTCGCGTGACGGCCAACGAGGTCGTGGCTGCGAACCTGTACCTGCTCGGCGGCGTGTCGCAGGTGCCGGCGTCCAAGGCCGGCCTCGAGCTGTTGCTGCTGGAGTCGTCGGAGCGGGGCACGCGCAAGTACCCGCGCGAGGCGCTGGAGCGGAAGATGGCGCGCCTGGGGAGTGCGATCGTCGCGTCGCCGTCCATCGACTGGACGATGGTCGGGGTGCGCAGCACGGTCACCGCATTCGACTCCACCTTCGCGATCTTCGCCGATCGCATCATGCAGCCGCGCCTCGATTCGTCGGAGGTGGAATCGGTCCGCACCACGATCATCAGCGGCGTGCGCCAGCGTGGCGATGATCCCGAGGCACTCCTGAACACCTTCTCCGACAGCGTGTCGTTCGCCGGCCATCCGTACGGGACCCCGCCGCTGGGCAGTGAGGCGACGCTGCGGGCGATCTCGCTCGCCGACCTCCGGCAGTGGCACCGCACGCAGTTCGTCACGTCGCGCATGCTGCTGGTGGTGGTGGGCGACATCTCGCGCACGCGCCTCGAGGCGATGGTGCGCGCGACTCTCGGCACGATGCCGCGGGGGGAGTACCGCTGGGCGCCGCCGCTGGTGCCGGCGCCGCGCGCCAGCTCGCTCCACGTGATCGCCCGGCCGCTGCCGACCAACTACCTGCAGGGCTACTGGGTGGGGCCGCGCGCGGACAGCCGCGACTACCAGCCCATGCGCATCGCGATGGCGGCCCTCGGCGGCCGGCTGTTCACGGAGGTGCGCGTGAAGCGGAACCTCACCTACGCCGTCAACGCCCCATTCGTGGACCGTGCCGTGACGGCGGCGGGGCTGTACGTGACGACCACCCAGCCCGACTCGGTGCTGGGGATCATGCGCCGTGAGGTCGAGGCGATGAAGCGCGGGTTCATCGACCCCGAGGGGCTGCGCCTGCTGGTGCAGCAGTTCATCACCGAGTTCTTCCTCGACAACGAGACCAACTCCGACCAGGCCACCTTCCTCGCGCGGTCGGAGCTGTACCGAGGGGACTGGCGGCTGGCCGGCCGCTTCGTGGATGAGCTGCGCAAGGTCACGCCGGAGGACATCCAGCGGGTGGCGCGGCAGTACCTCAGCGGCCTGACGATGGCATATGTCGGCGATCCGCGGCGCGTGTCGGGGGCGCGGGTCACGACGTTCTAA
- a CDS encoding ATP-binding protein codes for MQQLQNLPNLWNFFNLQSSPYWQDPLGDGDSAHPLTLFRGRDYQLEVLLNGLKGAGQSSSRRAIAGPPGIGKTTLVKQFKARALELRYLTADGFVAIMADETAEGLFGRVLSAVYDIILANRPATVDNQAMQDAQVLVRASRERLRGGGFSAAGFGASASQSISTTGPREMLIDGPRVLRDLMRLVATSDAHGLVLHINNLENLSEADATRAGQVLRDLRDPMLMHNGLHVIIAGTADAVQAALSETQVRTTFSVIPLPPMSLDELRAMLHARYDHLHRGGEPLIPPVGDDAVTTIYTLYRGDLRGLLKALEDGVAPNIGLAGSRRPLTFDELRHALQQRYRDELDSLGEDVRAEQLTAWGNTDPEAEQTQKTLVDLWSLSQPAVSQALAWLMRRGYAMALPRTGGQATRYVLTGMSRLIFSK; via the coding sequence ATGCAGCAACTCCAAAATCTCCCTAACCTCTGGAATTTCTTCAACTTACAGTCCTCCCCCTACTGGCAGGACCCACTCGGGGACGGCGATTCGGCTCATCCGCTCACCCTGTTCCGGGGACGGGACTATCAGCTGGAGGTCCTGCTCAACGGACTCAAAGGCGCCGGCCAGAGCTCCTCGCGCCGGGCAATCGCCGGCCCACCGGGCATCGGAAAGACCACCCTCGTCAAGCAGTTCAAGGCCCGCGCACTCGAGCTGCGCTACCTCACCGCCGACGGCTTCGTGGCGATCATGGCCGACGAAACGGCCGAAGGGCTCTTCGGGCGGGTGCTGAGCGCGGTCTACGACATCATCCTCGCCAACCGGCCCGCCACCGTGGACAACCAGGCCATGCAGGATGCCCAGGTGCTGGTGCGCGCGTCCCGGGAACGACTGCGCGGCGGCGGGTTCTCGGCGGCAGGCTTTGGCGCCTCGGCCAGCCAGAGCATCAGCACCACCGGCCCGCGCGAGATGCTGATCGATGGCCCGCGGGTGCTCCGCGACCTGATGCGGCTGGTGGCCACCAGCGATGCCCACGGGCTGGTGCTGCACATCAATAACCTCGAGAACCTCTCCGAGGCCGATGCGACGCGGGCAGGCCAGGTGCTCCGCGACCTGCGCGACCCGATGCTGATGCACAACGGGTTGCACGTGATCATCGCCGGGACGGCCGACGCGGTGCAGGCGGCGCTGAGCGAGACCCAGGTGCGCACCACCTTCAGCGTGATCCCCCTGCCCCCAATGTCGCTGGACGAACTGCGCGCCATGCTGCACGCGCGGTACGACCACCTGCATCGGGGCGGCGAGCCACTGATCCCGCCGGTAGGCGACGACGCCGTGACGACGATCTATACGCTGTACCGGGGCGACCTGCGCGGCCTGCTCAAGGCGCTGGAGGATGGCGTGGCGCCGAACATTGGTCTGGCCGGGTCTCGGCGCCCGCTCACCTTCGACGAGCTGCGCCACGCGCTGCAGCAGCGCTACCGCGACGAGCTGGACTCCCTCGGCGAGGATGTTCGCGCCGAGCAGCTCACGGCGTGGGGGAATACCGACCCGGAGGCGGAGCAGACGCAGAAGACGCTGGTCGATCTCTGGTCGCTCAGCCAGCCGGCGGTGTCCCAGGCGCTGGCCTGGCTGATGCGCCGCGGGTACGCCATGGCACTGCCGCGCACCGGAGGCCAGGCCACACGGTATGTGCTCACAGGCATGAGCCGGTTGATCTTCTCCAAGTGA
- a CDS encoding type II toxin-antitoxin system PemK/MazF family toxin, giving the protein MLRAGDCAWIDTTILGKLSGGAHTCVVLSTAAYAHSTGLAIAAPLRRPNGFTTGVLLQPNDLRRYTPAGLDQARILDLSQLYTVPLSEISAPIGRLHEGKLRTLLRELATMSRADAGPLQGRLARVDGVFADGSCVVFDVIGRDGGDAGWHVVAEYAHGNPQLRFTTVARDRIVFDERRISATLTMDFLRRVRRALGIDVQLAS; this is encoded by the coding sequence ATGTTGCGTGCAGGAGATTGCGCGTGGATTGACACCACGATCCTTGGAAAGCTGAGTGGTGGAGCACACACATGCGTGGTGCTCAGCACCGCAGCGTACGCACACAGCACCGGGCTGGCCATTGCAGCCCCGTTGCGTCGGCCCAACGGTTTCACCACCGGCGTGCTTCTCCAACCGAACGATCTCCGGCGGTACACGCCGGCAGGACTGGATCAGGCTCGAATCCTTGACCTGTCGCAGCTGTACACAGTGCCGCTCTCCGAGATCAGTGCACCGATTGGCCGGCTGCACGAGGGCAAGCTCCGGACACTTCTGCGTGAGCTGGCCACGATGTCACGCGCTGACGCGGGGCCACTGCAGGGACGGCTCGCCCGGGTTGACGGGGTGTTTGCTGATGGAAGCTGCGTGGTGTTCGATGTGATCGGCCGCGACGGCGGGGACGCGGGATGGCATGTGGTGGCGGAGTATGCGCACGGCAACCCGCAACTGCGATTCACCACGGTGGCGCGTGACAGAATCGTGTTCGACGAACGCAGGATCAGTGCAACGCTGACCATGGACTTCTTGCGTCGTGTCCGGCGGGCGCTGGGCATTGATGTGCAGCTCGCCTCATAG
- a CDS encoding DEAD/DEAH box helicase family protein → MTWTNYHAAWWAARLTASDFSGSATDLTRSIANARVDLNPHQVDAALFAIRSPLTRGVILADEVGLGKTIEAGLVIAQKWAERRRRILLVVPASLRTQWIGELESKFGLPVRLLDRKAQPMDGGDAVLVASYQYAAERAAAVADVLWDLVVFDEAHRLRNVYRSSSRIAGALRDATAHAPKLLLTATPLQNSLIELFGLASFVDPHLFGDEASFRARFGNGTALNAANAAELRQRLNHVVTRTLRSQVREYVRFTTRIPITYDFEPSADEQRLYELVSEYLQRADIVAIPRGQRALLTLMLRRLLASSSFAIAATLRSLLDRLERGDFELPEPALGLTDDFDAFEEISEEWEPGVENHVSDPAERLAAEIDELRRFTELAEGITTNAKGDALLAALAVAFAQAERLGAQRKAVIFTESRRTQEYLVRLLNRHGFNGKVVTLNGQNTDPESRALVDAWKVRNAGSTRITGSRAADTRTAIVDAFRDDATILVATEAAAEGVNLQFCSLVVNYDLPWNPQRIEQRIGRCHRYGQQHDVVVLNLVNVANAADRRVFELLSTKFRLFEGVFGASDGVLGALESGVDVERRIASVYQSCRTSDEIEAAFDALQAELEAEIADRMEATRRAVLEHFDDDVRTRLQVHRDKAQSALAIHQRLLWDLARHELRGDATFSDAEPRFEYRGGHAEPGWYHLLWPSAEARGDHFFRSDHPLAVACIEAAATRALPVGAVSLSLGTDSAAAASLAPLKGTTGWLVCGALQVDSLQSEAHVVVAAITSTGEVLDVEQARRLLAVPALAEHVELRPVPDALAEARGAMTRDVLHAVERRNGAWYDEEVCKLDRWADDLRLSLEQQLKQLDQQIAEVRRLARLAETLAEKLELQRSLKALEQRRNASRRELFEAQDRIIARRDELIEAVERQLAMSSVWDERFVLSWALS, encoded by the coding sequence GTGACCTGGACCAACTATCACGCTGCCTGGTGGGCCGCCCGGCTTACGGCATCCGATTTCAGTGGCTCCGCCACTGACCTGACCCGCTCCATCGCGAATGCCCGCGTTGACCTGAACCCGCATCAGGTGGACGCGGCGCTTTTTGCGATCCGTTCACCGCTCACGCGCGGCGTGATCCTGGCCGACGAAGTGGGACTCGGCAAGACGATCGAGGCAGGGCTGGTCATTGCGCAGAAGTGGGCCGAGCGCAGGCGTCGTATCCTGCTCGTCGTACCCGCATCGCTGCGCACCCAGTGGATCGGCGAACTCGAAAGCAAGTTCGGCCTCCCCGTGCGCCTGCTGGACCGCAAGGCACAACCAATGGACGGAGGCGACGCCGTGCTGGTCGCCTCGTACCAGTACGCTGCCGAGCGCGCTGCGGCGGTGGCAGATGTGCTGTGGGATCTCGTCGTTTTCGATGAAGCACACCGGCTGCGCAACGTGTATCGCTCGTCGAGCCGGATTGCCGGCGCGCTGCGTGACGCAACCGCCCATGCACCCAAGCTGCTGCTCACGGCAACACCGCTCCAGAACTCGCTGATCGAGCTGTTCGGACTGGCCAGCTTCGTCGATCCGCACCTGTTCGGCGACGAGGCATCGTTTCGTGCCCGGTTCGGCAACGGCACCGCACTGAACGCCGCCAATGCGGCCGAGCTGCGACAGCGCCTGAACCATGTGGTGACGCGCACGCTGCGCTCACAAGTACGGGAATACGTGCGATTCACTACCCGCATCCCGATCACCTACGATTTCGAACCGTCGGCTGATGAGCAACGGCTGTACGAGCTGGTCTCGGAGTACCTCCAGCGTGCTGACATCGTCGCAATTCCCCGTGGTCAGAGGGCACTGCTCACGCTCATGCTGCGGCGACTGCTGGCATCGTCGTCGTTCGCCATCGCCGCCACCCTGCGATCGTTGCTCGATCGGCTGGAACGGGGTGACTTCGAGTTGCCGGAGCCCGCGCTCGGCCTGACCGACGACTTCGACGCGTTCGAGGAGATCAGTGAGGAGTGGGAGCCGGGCGTCGAGAATCACGTGTCGGATCCCGCCGAGCGCCTCGCGGCGGAGATCGATGAGTTGCGGCGTTTCACTGAACTGGCCGAAGGGATCACCACCAACGCCAAGGGCGATGCCCTGCTGGCGGCGCTTGCGGTGGCGTTCGCGCAGGCCGAGCGACTCGGTGCGCAGCGCAAGGCCGTGATCTTCACCGAGTCGCGCCGCACGCAGGAGTACTTGGTGCGGCTGCTCAACCGGCACGGGTTCAACGGCAAGGTGGTCACGCTCAACGGCCAGAACACGGATCCAGAATCGCGGGCACTTGTTGACGCCTGGAAGGTGCGGAACGCCGGCTCCACGCGCATCACCGGCTCACGGGCCGCCGACACGCGTACCGCCATCGTGGATGCGTTCCGCGACGATGCGACGATTCTGGTGGCCACCGAGGCGGCGGCGGAAGGGGTGAACCTGCAGTTCTGCTCCCTGGTGGTGAACTACGATCTGCCTTGGAATCCGCAGCGCATCGAACAGCGCATCGGGCGCTGCCACCGCTACGGACAGCAGCACGACGTGGTGGTGCTGAACCTGGTGAACGTGGCCAACGCCGCGGACCGTCGGGTGTTCGAACTGTTGTCGACGAAGTTCAGGCTCTTCGAAGGCGTGTTCGGGGCGTCGGACGGCGTGCTGGGTGCGCTGGAAAGCGGCGTTGATGTGGAGCGCCGCATCGCCAGCGTGTACCAGAGCTGCCGCACTTCCGACGAGATCGAGGCGGCGTTCGATGCCCTGCAGGCGGAACTCGAAGCCGAGATCGCCGACCGCATGGAGGCAACGCGTCGCGCCGTGCTCGAACACTTCGACGATGATGTGCGCACCCGCCTGCAGGTGCACCGTGACAAGGCCCAGTCTGCCTTGGCCATCCACCAGCGGCTGCTTTGGGATCTGGCCCGTCATGAACTGCGCGGTGACGCGACGTTCAGCGACGCGGAACCGCGATTCGAGTATCGGGGCGGCCATGCGGAGCCGGGGTGGTACCACCTGCTCTGGCCGTCGGCCGAGGCGCGGGGGGATCACTTCTTTCGCTCCGATCATCCGCTGGCGGTGGCATGCATCGAGGCGGCGGCGACCCGCGCGCTCCCGGTCGGTGCCGTGTCTCTGTCGCTCGGCACCGATTCGGCGGCGGCGGCATCGCTGGCGCCCTTGAAGGGGACCACCGGCTGGCTCGTCTGTGGCGCGCTGCAAGTGGACTCGCTCCAGTCCGAGGCGCACGTGGTGGTCGCTGCGATCACCTCCACCGGCGAGGTGCTGGATGTGGAACAGGCGCGCCGTCTGCTGGCAGTCCCGGCGCTGGCGGAGCACGTGGAGTTGCGGCCGGTGCCCGACGCGCTGGCCGAAGCGCGTGGGGCAATGACGCGGGATGTGCTCCACGCGGTGGAGCGCCGGAACGGCGCCTGGTACGACGAGGAAGTCTGCAAGCTCGACCGGTGGGCGGACGACCTGCGGTTGTCGCTGGAGCAGCAGCTGAAGCAGCTCGATCAGCAGATTGCCGAAGTGCGCCGCCTAGCCCGCTTGGCCGAAACGCTGGCGGAGAAGCTGGAGCTGCAGCGAAGCCTCAAGGCGCTGGAACAGCGCCGGAACGCCTCCCGTCGCGAGCTGTTCGAGGCGCAGGATCGGATCATCGCTCGGCGCGACGAGCTGATCGAGGCGGTGGAGCGCCAGTTGGCGATGTCGTCGGTTTGGGACGAGCGGTTCGTACTCTCGTGGGCTCTCTCCTGA
- a CDS encoding DEAD/DEAH box helicase family protein: MERVPSLKAFDRDFPSFCFALATGVGKTRLMGAQIAYLHRVHGVRHFFVVAPNLTIYDKLKQDFTPNTPKYVFEGLSEFATTPPELITGDDWDTGRGLRGGGGGLFGQDAVHINLFNVAKFDTVDGSRMRRLHETIGSSYFEYLSTLPDLVVLMDESHRYRARAAAGALNDLKPLLGIELTATPQVQEGTRVVSFGNIAYSYPLGAAIRDGFVKKPAVAGRQNLRAGEIDAEQLDRMKLEDALVLHERVKTELITYADQQNVKRVKPFVLVIARDTTHAEQLQALISSDGFHKGFYNGRVITVHSNRTGAEKDEVIQRLLRVEDPDEPTEIVIHVEMLKEGWDVTNLYTVVPLRAANSRTLVEQSIGRGLRLPYGRHTGVDAVDRLTIVAHDRFTEIVEEAKRGDSPFAIEEVLLDAPGALAPLVPVTLQPTVAHQFAPPPAAPAPLPAGSPPVAAPAPISAIAGGAPAPAVPKPFYSNPAEQRVAHVAYQVISTLSALPTSERLSDPVQQQAIVTQVRSGLAGAQMEMPIDAPAVDLEKIVADVTATVRGATIDVPRILLQPSGETTVTYGDGPLSADGLRFVMPEMDLVVQELQSRQRERISVGLPATESRVEDYIIRVLIDEPDLDYEEHADLLYARAGEAVAAIRQYEGDETKLHNLVAFYSRDIARKVAAHLRAHRIDVPASYEPVVTHGWALLSGRTRTVARDEPFTSFREAVPNRSRIRQMRFIGFGRCLFAEVQFESDGERRFAVVLEDDADTTLRWFRPGRQDIRIFWSADHQYQPDFVVETATEKLLVEIKDPDELESAEVQAKKRAAVMWCTHASAHASQHGGKRWRYLLVPDAALNALATLPGLIAQYGCTE, encoded by the coding sequence GTGGAGCGCGTGCCCAGCCTCAAGGCCTTCGACCGCGACTTCCCGTCGTTCTGCTTTGCCCTGGCGACCGGCGTGGGGAAGACGCGGCTGATGGGGGCGCAGATCGCCTACCTGCACCGGGTGCACGGGGTGCGGCACTTCTTCGTGGTGGCGCCCAACCTCACCATCTACGACAAGCTGAAGCAGGACTTCACCCCGAACACCCCGAAGTACGTGTTCGAGGGGCTCTCGGAGTTTGCCACCACGCCCCCCGAGCTGATCACCGGCGACGACTGGGACACGGGGCGCGGGCTGCGCGGCGGCGGGGGCGGGCTGTTCGGGCAGGATGCCGTGCACATCAACCTGTTCAACGTGGCCAAGTTCGACACGGTGGACGGATCACGGATGCGCCGGCTGCACGAGACCATCGGCAGCAGCTACTTCGAGTACCTCTCCACGCTGCCCGACCTGGTGGTGCTGATGGACGAATCGCACCGCTACAGGGCGCGCGCGGCAGCCGGTGCGCTGAATGACCTCAAGCCGCTGCTGGGCATCGAGCTCACGGCCACGCCCCAGGTGCAGGAGGGCACGCGGGTGGTTTCCTTCGGAAACATCGCCTACTCCTACCCACTCGGCGCCGCCATCCGCGACGGGTTCGTGAAGAAGCCGGCCGTGGCTGGACGTCAGAACCTGCGTGCCGGCGAGATCGACGCCGAACAGCTGGACCGGATGAAGCTCGAGGACGCCCTCGTGCTGCACGAGCGGGTGAAGACCGAGCTGATCACCTACGCCGATCAGCAGAATGTGAAGCGAGTGAAGCCGTTCGTGCTGGTGATCGCGCGTGACACCACACATGCTGAGCAGCTGCAGGCGCTGATCTCATCAGATGGCTTCCACAAGGGCTTCTACAACGGTCGTGTGATCACGGTGCATTCCAACCGCACCGGCGCCGAGAAGGATGAGGTGATCCAGCGGCTGCTGCGGGTGGAGGATCCCGACGAGCCGACGGAGATCGTGATCCATGTGGAGATGCTGAAGGAGGGGTGGGACGTCACCAACCTCTACACGGTGGTGCCGCTGCGCGCGGCGAACTCGCGCACGCTGGTGGAGCAGTCCATCGGGCGCGGGCTGCGCCTGCCCTATGGCCGGCACACCGGTGTGGACGCCGTGGACCGCCTGACGATCGTGGCCCATGACCGGTTCACCGAGATCGTGGAGGAGGCGAAGCGGGGCGACTCGCCCTTTGCCATCGAAGAGGTGCTGCTGGATGCGCCGGGCGCGCTCGCGCCACTGGTGCCGGTGACGCTCCAGCCGACCGTCGCGCATCAGTTCGCCCCGCCGCCGGCTGCCCCTGCACCACTGCCAGCGGGATCCCCCCCCGTGGCAGCGCCTGCGCCCATATCGGCCATTGCCGGCGGAGCACCTGCACCGGCAGTACCGAAGCCGTTCTACAGCAACCCGGCCGAGCAGCGGGTGGCGCATGTTGCCTATCAGGTGATTTCCACGCTATCGGCCCTGCCCACCAGCGAACGCCTGAGCGATCCGGTGCAGCAGCAGGCCATCGTGACGCAGGTCCGGAGCGGGCTTGCCGGTGCGCAGATGGAGATGCCGATCGACGCGCCTGCGGTTGATCTGGAGAAGATCGTGGCGGACGTGACGGCAACGGTGCGTGGCGCCACGATCGATGTGCCACGCATCCTGCTGCAGCCGTCGGGCGAGACGACGGTGACGTATGGTGACGGACCGCTGTCAGCGGACGGGCTTCGGTTCGTGATGCCCGAGATGGACCTGGTGGTGCAGGAGCTGCAGTCGCGCCAGCGCGAACGAATCTCGGTCGGCCTGCCAGCCACCGAGTCACGGGTCGAGGACTACATCATCCGCGTGCTGATTGACGAACCTGACCTGGACTACGAGGAGCACGCCGACCTGTTGTACGCACGAGCGGGCGAGGCGGTGGCTGCGATACGGCAGTACGAGGGCGATGAGACGAAGCTGCACAATCTGGTGGCGTTCTATTCGCGCGACATCGCGCGGAAGGTTGCCGCGCATCTGCGGGCGCATCGGATTGACGTGCCGGCATCGTACGAGCCAGTGGTCACGCACGGATGGGCGCTGTTGAGCGGACGCACGCGCACCGTGGCACGCGACGAACCGTTCACGTCGTTCCGCGAGGCGGTGCCGAACCGCTCACGCATCCGACAGATGCGCTTCATCGGCTTCGGCAGGTGCCTGTTTGCGGAGGTGCAGTTCGAGTCCGATGGTGAGCGCCGGTTTGCCGTGGTCCTTGAGGACGATGCCGATACCACACTCCGCTGGTTCCGGCCCGGGCGGCAGGACATCCGCATCTTCTGGAGCGCGGACCATCAGTATCAGCCGGACTTCGTGGTCGAGACGGCGACAGAGAAGTTGCTGGTCGAGATCAAGGACCCGGACGAGCTTGAGTCAGCCGAGGTGCAGGCGAAGAAGCGTGCGGCGGTGATGTGGTGTACGCATGCATCAGCGCATGCGTCGCAGCATGGTGGAAAGCGGTGGCGATATCTGCTGGTGCCTGATGCGGCGCTGAATGCACTGGCGACGTTGCCGGGGTTGATCGCGCAGTATGGGTGCACGGAGTAG